A stretch of Capricornis sumatraensis isolate serow.1 chromosome 10, serow.2, whole genome shotgun sequence DNA encodes these proteins:
- the SELENOK gene encoding selenoprotein K yields the protein MVYISNGQVLDSRSQSPWRLSFITDFFWGIAEFVVLFFRTLLQQDVKKRRGYGSSSDSRYDDGRGPPGNPPRRRMGRINHLQGPNPPPMAGGUGR from the exons ATGGTTTACATCTCGAATG GACAAGTGTTGGACAGCAGGAGTCAGTCCCCATGGAGATTATCTTTTATAACAGATTTCTTCTGGGGAATAGCTGAGTTCGTGGTTTTGTT TTTCAGAACTCTGCTTCAACAAGATGTGAAAAAGAGAAGAGGCTACGGAAGCTCATCTGATTCCAGATATGATGACGGAAGAGG gccaccaggaaaccccCCCAGAAGAAGAATGGGTCGAATTAATCATCTGCAGGGCCCTAATCCTCCTCCAATGGCCGGTGGATGAGGAAGGTAA